Genomic segment of Arvicola amphibius chromosome 7, mArvAmp1.2, whole genome shotgun sequence:
ACAACTGCAAATGGAGAAACTATTTGTCTAATGAGATCTGTTGTCAGAGTTGATTCGCCAACACCGGGGGAAGATAATGGAAGGCTAAGACCTCCCCCTGAGCTGCAGGGCCATCAAAGACAAGGAAGGCCAACAGGAGCCAAGTGCAACCTGTAGCTACAGAATGCGTTTGGTTTCAGGATGTGCTTACTTCTGGGCTCACACCGCTTTGCTTTCCTGTTCTTCTCTAGAGGACTCCAACCCCTGTTTCAGAATTCAGATTATCAGAAGTGAGCATTGTGGTTTGGGGGGTTATGGTGTGGGTTACCTGAGCATTGCAGAGGCATAAATCCTTTGTACATTCTGTCCTTCCTGAAGCATCCCAAATGACAAAAATTCATTCCAATACTTTCTTTATTCTCATCTGAGCCAGCCCGAGAAATGCTCAACACCCAGAATGGAGAAGCGCCTCTTCTTCCAATAGCCATGAACTGAGGTCCTTGTGGAGTGCTGGCTAACTCAGTACCTGAACAGCAAACCTCACTCTGGGGCCAGGCTCCCCACCCTCCTCATTACACTTACCTTAACTGTCAGTGTCTTCGAATCAAAAGTCCTTGAGATGGGCAGGGCAAAATTCTACTTTGTGTATattggtgtgtgcatgtaaaagGGATTGTATGGGGGAAAGGATGGATAGCTTGGAGGTCCAGAGAGCCTTAGTTGGGTTCTAGCTAATTTAAGTGCTTCTGAAAGACTCATTTATTCTCTCTGGGTCTAGTGttgctcctcccccaccctcaaCCACCAAGAAAACTGAATCGGGCCATATTTTAGGCACTGTTGATATGAAAACAACTATTCATTGAGCTAAGTGGTAACATCTTTTATATATGCTTCCCAAACAAATATCTGTGTATCAGTAAGCTAGCTTTTCAGCATCTTCATTATAGAGTCCTCAGTAAGAAAGGACACACTCTACAGATTATCCGGCCTTTCTAGATGGCAAAGggatgtgtgtatatttgtgtgtgtgtgtgtgtgtgtgtgtgtgtgtgcccatgcatgcgCGTGTGGCACTGGTTACCTGTGAAGGGATTCCTTAGTGAGGTGCCGAGTCTCCGGGAGAGGCGTGAGTGACCAAAGACTTCCACCTTTCACAGGTAGACATGCCCCAGATCGTACCTGCGGCCCATGGAAGGAGACTGTAATGAACCAGAGCTAACGGTAAATAGGCATGGCGCCATCGTTCTGAACATTTGGGCACTTGGTGCACTTTGAAATGTATGAATTCATCTGAGGGGCGTTCTGAGGCTGGAGGAAGTAGGGAGTACTGTTGGTCGCAAGCAGTCACAGATGTGAGCTGGCCAGCCCTTGCACGGTTATCGGTGGTGGGTGATAGGTGAGATCTCTTTTGATCCCAGGCCTTCTTGAACCATAGTCTCCAACAGTCTCTCCCTAAACAGACTTCATTCACATTCTGAATCTGGTTTTTGTCTCACACATACTaaattttacaaaacagaaagaaacaatagAGCTTATTAGGAAAAACTTGTCTTGAATAGTAAATTAAGCATAATGGAAAGAGGCACATGTTTTAGCACAGTTCCCCCCTTTCTTACCAATTGAACATTTACATCTTTTCCAGGGCTGTGATTTTCCCCTAAAGTCTTAAGCTGGCGCCACACACTTGCAGCGAATGAGACTTACATCATTTGtgtctacagagagagaaatCTTTGTAAGACTGTATCCCAAGTGCAGGGCCTTCCAAAAAGAGTTTTCGGCGCTCACCCCTATCCTGCATTAGTCATCCTGGTGGTGGCATCCTAAGAACCTACAGAACTAACTCATTTCTGAAGACTGGAAATCAGCTGTCAGTGATAGCTGGCTTTAAAGTACGTCTTGCTCACCAAGACCTGTAAATTCGGAGATACACCTGACTACATGCTTTGTTATTAAAAGATATGCCCCAGGTGGAGGCATCTTCGAAACCAATATATTTTCCTTATAACTGGTGTCAAATTgatgtatatattaaaaaatcttGGAAAATGATCTCAAAAAGGAAGTAACAGACCAATGAGCCATATGTTCAGGGAAGCTATCAGGTTTCCATTGGGACCAAATTTCACTTCACCTTTTTGTCCTCATGTGCAAATAAAAACTTATCTGTAAATATGCCATTCAAACAGCCATGCAAATTTGTGAGGTCCAGGGGCTGAGAGAAAACTATCCTAGGTCCACAAAACTCAAGCGGATGGAAGGGAAAATAATTCTGTTAGCTATTTGATATGCATAAGGCAACAGGGAATCGAACCACATAATTTCGCACCTTCAAATGCCACGCTTCTGCAGAACTAGTTAACGAAGAAAAGGCTGataaatagttaataaataaattctgatgTCGATGGAACCGCCGAGCTCAGGTTTACATTAGTGAATGTAATTTTTCCCCTTGCTGTTAGATGGATTGCGATTTTAACAGATTCATGGATTCTTCCAAATGCAGGCTAACAGGCTAGCAGTGGAAAGCCCGTGATGGGCCGAGGGCAGAGGTCTCGTCCATGGTTTTCCAGAGGAGGAGAAACCAAAAGTACTTCTTCTTACCAACACAAAATACTTCATATAACcctttttagaaatttaaaattttttcagcaTTTTAGTTGATCCTAATAATTTTGCATTCATTAATTTATTGGTATGCCTGGGtgtattttaaagggaaaaatgacTTACAGTGAGCACTCCTGTAGCTTTCCATATGATTAGAATGAATGAGAACTGAAAAACACCATGAGTCACTGAAGCCACTTGATTTTACATTGATGTACTTTTATTATGTACAATTATTATTCCAATGGAAGGGGTAAGGCAATAAGATAAACGAAACCTTGCGTATGCAATAAGCCTCCGCGCAATTGTTTGCGTCAAGTTATGCCGGGGTAAAAGTTAGTGGGAAAATAAAGTTATACTGCGTGGGCTATCTTTCAGCTGCTTTACTTTCATTTGTCACCTATGGTTAGAGGAAAGTTTTATCGTGTTAATTTTAGGCACCTGGCTAGCAAAATAGCCCGGCGCCTTAGGAgaaaccagctctttgtttctggCTTCTGGCTAAGCCACTTCAGCCATAGGGACATCAACGTGTTTAATCCTAAGAAGAGTTGATGAAATGATAGTTGCAAGTGTTTTTCTGCTCAACCAGCAACTCTGCGGGTCAAAGGGACCGCTAGGAAACCTCCGCGGGCTTCCCAGCGGGCTTCAACAGGTATGGCTGACTGCAGCCCCGACTCAGTTTATGGTGGATTTTCAGGAGCTGCTGTTCATGTCCACAATCTCACAGGCCAGAACCCTGGGCCAGCCGAGCAAAGAAGGACGCAGTGCACCAGCTATGTCCAGGCCCCCGTCATCGGGTACCCCGGGTCTAGGGAGGGTGGCCGCCTTTGAAAGGCGTTCGTCGTACCCACCACGGTCCTAGGTGGTTCTCTCCGAGCTATGTGACGCAGAAACCCCTTTAGCCTAGTCTTGGGGTCAGGAGGTCAGACCTTGGAAGTACAGCTAATCGTAAGGCCCTCTCTGGCTTATTAAAGCGCAGTCGTGCACAGGGCCGGGTGCTGGGGTGCAAGAGTCGCAGCCCGCAGCCTTTGGGGGGCTTGACCTCGCCAACAGCTCAGGCGAGGCGGGCGCGGCGGCTCGCACCGCGGTTGGAAGCCTGTAGGGTGAGGAAGGTTCAACTCGGGCCGGGAAACCGGAGCGGGGTGGGGATGTTGTGTGGTGGGGGAGAGGTTGGTCTGGGTCTGGCTTTGCTTTTTCTGGCTCTTTCTTCCACCCGGGGGTGTCCCGGGCCTCGAGCGTCCGCTCTCCTGTAGGCAGGCCCGGCAGGCGTGCACCACAAACGCGGGTCCCCGGCGCCCCATGCGGGCTGCACTCCGCCGGCCAACCCGGGTGAGGCTCGCCAGCGGCGGGCAGGACGCGCGGGAAAGCCGGGGAGCGGGAAGCGGGCGGCGGCGGGCCCGCTGGAAAGGAGGGAGCGCCGCAGGCGGGAGGACGACGCGCGGAGGAGGGAGCGGGAGGAAGGAGGGAGCGCGGCAGGCAGGCGGAGGGAGGGCTGATTAGCATGCAGCAGCGCTCGCGCGCCCGGCTCCATTGTTTTaacacctcccctctcctccgCGCCAATCTGTCACCGTTCAGCAGGCGAACGCTGCTGCCTCAAATGCTGCTCTTCTCAAATGAGACGGATAATTAGTTGCCCCGCACGAATGCCGCACTCTTCTCACCCCTGATTGCTATCACCTTCTTGCTCCTGGCAGTTTTGACACCTCGTAATCAGCctgctgcttttctcttttcttcccgacttctgcttccctccccccttccttcctagttgatttatttatttattattatcattttaaatgcATTCTCGGTTCCTATTTGGACGAGTGCTCCGCCGAGTTAACCTTGCGTATACGTGTGCgcctatatatgcatatgtaaactagggtgtgtgtgtgtgtgtgtgtgtgtgtgtgtgtgtgtgtgtgcatgagcaggGGGCGGGCTGGCAGTTTTGCGGGAAACACTGCTTCCATGCGGAGAGAATTTTCTCCTAAAGATATTTTTGGGacgggaggagttggggagagagacgggagggaagagttggggagacCTCAATTAATGCTTTAAAGATCTCTTAGAAATTAACAAACTGGGGAGTCTCGGAATCTGCTGTCAGAAGCgtgttttcccctctctcctctaacAAGCACTGACAGTCTAATTACTGTAGCTACAAGCAGCTGTCGAGGCAGCAGCCCGGGAGCGAAGGCGCCACGGGATGAGCGCTCACCACCGGCCGCAGCGCCCAGCCGAACCCGCCGACCCGCGCGCGGCCCGACTCGGGAGGATGAAGAGAGCGAGGCCGGCACCCGGCAGCCCCGCCAGTCCCGCTAGCCCACGGTGGGCCTGAGAGCCAGCCGGCAGGCTCCCTTATTGTTTCATATTTATAAAGTCTTTACCTTGAAGGTTAAAAGAtgtgaagaagaaaggaggggactCGGGGGGAGTGGGAAGAAAATCTTTTAAGCTTCCATCCATCCCTTTTGTACCTCCTCAAGCTCTCCCTCCCCCGGTGTTGGTAAAATAACCACGCAACCCGGGGCTGAGGGGGCGGGGTGAGCCAGGCTGGAGTGTAAGAAAGCAGATGTCCCCGCTGGCAGCAGCCTCAGCCTCCGGGGAAAGCTGCACCGGGGGGGCCATCCCGAGGACATTCACCTCCCACTTCTCAGGCTTCCCGCTCACAACTGCCTCGCCTCGGCAggggtggttttctttctttctttctttcttttttttttccagactcaGCGTTTTGAGCACGTAGCTTTCTTACCTGGGAGCTGTTCTTACCCGGCCAGGCTTGGCAGAAGCCTAGAGGCAGCCCTGGCACCAGCTCAGTAGtaagacagagagggacagaccTGGCCGGTGTCCATTCTACCTTTCGAGCTGTGGCTCCCGCCAACCTCTGTAGTGCAGGAGGGAAGCCCCCTCTCTGGCAGGTCTCTGCCCTAAGAAGTTGCAGCTTGGGGTACTGCTGGAATCTTAAATTCCCATCTCTTACTAAAGTGCTGAGGAAAGGATGGCCCGAAAAGCGGGTAGTGGTCCATTCCGAGTCACTTTCTAGGATGCTGAGGTTCTTTTGATTGTCAGCAAGTCAGTAAGATGTCAACTGTGTGataggagaggaaaaaagagaattcTTTTCTGTATATCCTGACTGGTACATACTGGGAAgttatgaggtgtgtgtgtgtgtgtgtgtgtgtgtgtgtgtgtgtgtggtgaggggagGTTAGGGCTGAGGgtaggggaaagagaaggaagggtctTTGGATAATTGTCTAGGCATTTCCATTCAGCTTAGTGGCAACAGAAAAGATGTACATGCCTCAGAACCCTTCACAGTGAATACCTAATAACCGCTGTGTCACCTTGGTGAGGAAGACATCAATGTGATATGCTTGGCACCTTGAGAAGTCGAGGTACCACTCTCATTCGTCCACTGGGCACAGAGGCCTGCTCAAACTCCCCCACGCTAAACCTTCCAGTATGAGACATTGCTCAAGGACGTTACATTTCTGTTGAAAGCTACAAGTCAATGCTTACTTCATAAAATGGAAGCCGTGTCTCAacgatttttaaaatttggggatagagtggggaggggagagaagcccAAACAGCAAGAATCACGAGGAATGAAAGAGAAGACTCATTTTGAACAGTTTTGTGGCACTGCATACTTGGTACCCTCTTGCAGACGTCTTGAGACCAGTGGCCATCAATCAGGCTGCTAACAATGAATAGCAAATTTCTCAACACGAATTTGAACATTTCTAAATCTAAGTTAATAAATATGGATTCTCCTTACAGGCTTTTGCATTTATTCtcaataaaagatttattttttaggaTGCTTAGTttgaaagatcattttaaaatttaaagtgacCTATTAATGTGTAATAAATGCTATGAGACATGAATCTTATGAACGTTCCccaaatgtcatttatttatttacctcgGAAAAAGAGAACACTTTTATTATCACAACACATGTAAATTctaatatttaattcatttaatcatgcatctacacacatagtaaaaattaaaaccatgtgcattatttaaaaaaataatctaaaatgtttaaataattttcacTGGGCAACTAATGTCTGATTCAGTATTTACTTAGATTATTATATTGTTTGCTATTCTCTGTAAATTATATTATGTATCTTAAAAGAACATTAGCTGtagcataaataatttaaagattcAAGTGAAATCCTACACACATTTGATATTACCAAATTTAATAGATCTCATGAGCCAAACAATAAGCGTAGGTATTTGAGATATAAATTATGATTATGTAACTCTAAGTCACATGCAAAATTTGAATTATTATAATAGTGTAAACATGAatataatgaattatttttatacaaaatgaTCTCTCTTAAAAGACAAGTAACAAgtttagaaaaatattcaaatagcAATGACActgaatttcttttataaaccaTCTTAAATTTAGCTTAAAAGCAAGTATTCTCCAGCATTACAAATCCAGAACATCACAGAGAGCCTGCTATGTCTGTTTTCAAATGTGCCCTAAGTCTCCCCATTAAAGTGTGAATTAAGATGCCGGAGGAAATCCCCCCTGGAAGTCATGGACGGTGGGAAAGGCTCTTGACAGAATTCACACACTTGAGGTTTAAGGAGTTCCGCGTCTGTACCAGTTAGTACCACTAAGTCAGTGTCTTGGTTAAGAAAGGGCTTCCAAAAGGGCTGCAGGAGACAAACAAGAACATCttttgttacttgtatttaaAATCAACTTACATCGAATTTCAAATCCAAATATTTGAATGACTTTTGTATGAGCTTAAATCTGAACTTCCCTATGTCATGTGCAAGAGTTGGCACAACTGAACCACACACCCCTGAATTTTATCTCTGCAGGTTTAAAAACACCGCAGCTTAAACCAGCCGTCATTAATATTCAGTTATCACATTGGCAATAGTTTTCAAACAATGGCCAATACTTTAGGCTTTATTAAGTTCTGTATTTTCTACTTTACAATAGGGACCTTAAATTGGAATAATACATGTACAGGTACACTTTTAGTAAAGGcactcaaaatacaaataaacaaatcacatATAATCAGCATTCTGATTTCTTCAAAAAGTTTCTCTTAAAGGACTAAACAAATTATTTGTCagttaaaaatttgaaatattaaatcATTCAACAAAATTTAACTTGAGACACATTCTCTTGATTTCctactttgtttctgtttaattCATCtgaagatgaataaaataaaaacctgctAAAATAGTTGCCAATTAAAGAACTATGGAAAATTGTAACTGAAAAGAATTACCTCCATTGTACTTATTAGTAAATAAGATCTTGTGAATATCTTTTTAAGAAGTTTAGAAAAATAGTATATAGAAATTAGTTTAATAATAGGTATTTATTAAAAAAAGTTGACAAAATGCCTGACTTTCCTGAACTGTGTAACCAGATTATTAACAACTGGTTCTTTCCTGGACACAGGTAAGTCCCCCTGACGCGGCTAACCTAAGATAGTCACCTCGTAAACTCATTAAAGAGACTCCTTTGTGTTCCAATTACTAATATGTTTTCAATGAAACTGCTTAGTTTAGTGCATGACAGTGTTTATGTCTTAACTTCATCTATTAGCTAAGTATTTACATGAACAGTACTGTTAATCCAAGTATCTGGGTTTCAAGGCATCGCTATTTAACAGTGAGCACGGCTGTACAGGGTTCAATATATAAGCTCTGCTTAGGTAGCAAGACACATTCAGGAGTTAGTGCACACACCTCAGAATGTGGACTCAGTTTATTTTCAGGGGAAGTGATTGCTGCAACAAAACtagcaatatttaaaataaattttgtaaacTTTGTGgcaaagggattttttttgttgacAAATTTTCCTGATGAACGAAAAGCAGTAATAATTATAAATGGAAGTTAGTTAAGAGTTGATTAGATTCAAACGTTACTGGCTGTAGtttaaggaaaaagtaaaaaaatactgTAATGCAAAACTGTCGTGGCCAGTAATGAAATTActactttaaagattttttaaattaagatttataaaacaaaaagaaattagctTAAAAGTGAGCCAGTTCCTAAATCACAAAAGTCAACCTTCCATTGACAACTTCTGAAATCTGACAGTAGCTTTTGATTCAGATCGGGTTGTTCTTGGAATTTAATTGGAACCCCAATTACTGACTcagcaaaagtaaaagaaaaaaagaaaatcatgtagAACAAAAATAAGCTGATACATATATTAGTCTTTACAATGAGAGCTGAAgtgaaaaatacatatttttagtaATGATTactatcaaataaaaacaaagtaaccaAAACTTCCTTTCTTACTATTGTACCCATGAGATCCATTAACACAAGAGAATGATGtttaaaagactgctttaactAAGTCCTTTTGCAGATGAAAACTGTAGCACAGCCTTTGAACCAGACCACTCTCTTCGCTTTTTCTGCCAAGATATCAGTGCTCTAACCTTGCGCCCATGTCTTGTGCCAGCTCAGCACCAACTCTCTTGCATTTTTAAGCTGAACACTTTTCCATCGAGCTGCAGTGACACAGCAGCTGTCTCTCTTGCTGCAGTATGGAAGCAAACGTACAATGCAGGGTGCCATCTACTGAAACACGAACGCACAGACTGACGAGGAAGAGAACAAGCAGGAGAGAGCGGAGGGAGAGTAACAAGCATCAGAACGGACGCAGTTCGCAGCTCCGCAGGAACTCTACTCACAAGAAATGAAATTGTTTAATTGTTTCATTGGGCAGCAGCGATGGGAAATGAGGTGCAGGACAGAACACAGAGAGTTAATAATTAAGACTTGTCATGGCCCCTAGCTTTACCTACTCAGTCTGACTACTGCTCCGCACACGCCGTTTAAAGGCCTATAACTGCTAGGAATACTTAAAGCCAAACgactttttttaatgaaagaaaatcaaatgtCTGAAACTTCTAATGAGGATTTTTCCTCTTACAagcttctatttattttaacatttatataCTTTTCATTTGCCTTCAGGAATTaaacaaaacttatttttctccCTAACAAAAAGAATCTTTCTGTGAAAAAATCTGAAAGACACGTGGTAAGGCTATGGGTAGACTATAGACTATAGACTCATGGGCTCTATAAAGCCTTCGTGCTTCACAAACAGTAAACAGACATTTGATTAACTCACTCATGCAAGACATCTGAAAAAACTCATTATTTGAGAAATGTATGAGGATGTCTATTTAGTGTCAGGTTAGCCACCACACTAAACCCTGCAGACCTATGCTCTACCATAACTGAGAATGTAACAAGCAGACTGAAAGACAGTTTACCCTGAATATTTGATGCAATTATCTACATATGGAAAATTACAcgttattatgtgtatgtgaaatTTTTAACATTTGGTTCACATTATCAGATCTAATAAAGCATCCGCTAGAATACCGATATAAAACAAGCTGTGACTGAAGGATCAAGCATGTAAAGTCATGTCATAAACCACGACAGAGCTTTATCATActcatatttaaaattcatatccTTTATTACAGAACTTACATATTTTACTGAAAGCCTCAACTCTGGATAGCCATTAATTTAAAATGGATGTCTGATAACTTAAAAGATATTCATATCTGTGCATGTATGACAaaatgtgtgttcacacataataaaatatttgttaatgCAAAACAGTTACCTGCTGTGGTCCTCGGACAGCTTTTCCTGGGGAATCCAGTGAGGGAAAAGGTGCATCAGGCGGGTCCTGAAGTGGGAATGTATTTACATAGAACACATTACGGTCTCCAGCTGGCAAACACGGGGCTCTAAGATTTGAGGGTTCTGTTTTGTCAGTTGTTTGAAGGTTTTGTATAGCTGAAGTCATGAGGTCAATTCCCCGAATTTCAAATAAAGTTTCTTCTGTTTTACCAAAGTTTCCTGggttgtctctgccttccatatTAAATGTATCCTGGCACACAGCCTCAGATGTGTCAGGAGTAAGGATGCTGGGTGTCTCTGGAGTGCTATGTAAGAAAGCAGAGTCACTGTCCATGGGTGGAAACTTGACATTGAGCTTAGAAAGTGATTCCAAAGAGGTGTCCTCCTCATCTCGGCCCAGTCCTCTCGGTGTAACAGATGCAATACACGGTGTACCTCTGTTTATACCATCTTTAGCCTGGGGCTTAAATAGCGCTTCTTGTTTATCTGTTTTATCAGTACACTGTATGGGCACAGAGCACTGTGTGTCTGCAGGGAAAGGATACAGAAGGGATATAGTCACACTcaaatcattgaaaaaaaaatagctgaaacAGCGTTAGGCAGAGGACTATTGTTTTTCTATTGGTTTAAATACTAACTGAAGGCAACTGGTATTTTTATGTTTGCTCCCATCTTCCATGAGGATAACAGCGGTCCCCTGCAGGTGAAGTGAGCACAGCATAAAGACTACAACTTAATTGCTTTGTCTTCTCCTAGGTCTTCTGCTATAAGCTTTGCATCTTGTTCTCAGTTACACTGCTTTACACTTACAAAAATGCTGTAGCATATATATTTACTTCGTAACAGAGCTACAACTGTaagcttacacacatacacacacacacacacaattagggCATTTATTATTTACTACATGAATTAGTTAATTCATTTCCCCTAATATCAGTGTGTTATTAAGTATAACTCTAATCAGTTTAATCACTGTCTACAGTCAGTGGTGTCAGTAAgggtcagaaaagaagaagacagTGGAGGCAAAAGAGGTTGACATTCTGGGATGCACTTTAAGGAATTACATGGGAATatggctgggtgtggtgttg
This window contains:
- the Tank gene encoding TRAF family member-associated NF-kappa-B activator isoform X1, yielding MDKNIGEQLNRAYEAFRQACMDRDSAVRELQQKTENYEQRIREQQEQLSFQQTLIDKLKSQLLLVDSSRDNSYGCVPLLEDSEKRKNNLTLDEPRDKMKLGTLRDKQSKGRRQVSSGKEPSADLSLPSHHHRDNIEKTFWDLKEEFHRICLLAKAQKDHLSKLNIPDIATDTQCSVPIQCTDKTDKQEALFKPQAKDGINRGTPCIASVTPRGLGRDEEDTSLESLSKLNVKFPPMDSDSAFLHSTPETPSILTPDTSEAVCQDTFNMEGRDNPGNFGKTEETLFEIRGIDLMTSAIQNLQTTDKTEPSNLRAPCLPAGDRNVFYVNTFPLQDPPDAPFPSLDSPGKAVRGPQQPFWKPFLNQDTDLVVLTGTDAELLKPQVCEFCQEPFPPSMTSRGDFLRHLNSHFNGET
- the Tank gene encoding TRAF family member-associated NF-kappa-B activator isoform X2, which encodes MDKNIGEQLNRAYEAFRQACMDRDSATENYEQRIREQQEQLSFQQTLIDKLKSQLLLVDSSRDNSYGCVPLLEDSEKRKNNLTLDEPRDKMKLGTLRDKQSKGRRQVSSGKEPSADLSLPSHHHRDNIEKTFWDLKEEFHRICLLAKAQKDHLSKLNIPDIATDTQCSVPIQCTDKTDKQEALFKPQAKDGINRGTPCIASVTPRGLGRDEEDTSLESLSKLNVKFPPMDSDSAFLHSTPETPSILTPDTSEAVCQDTFNMEGRDNPGNFGKTEETLFEIRGIDLMTSAIQNLQTTDKTEPSNLRAPCLPAGDRNVFYVNTFPLQDPPDAPFPSLDSPGKAVRGPQQPFWKPFLNQDTDLVVLTGTDAELLKPQVCEFCQEPFPPSMTSRGDFLRHLNSHFNGET